Genomic window (Tenuifilum sp. 4138str):
ACTATCCCTACATCCAAGTGGGTTAATGGTTTTAAGCTTAACGGCGTAAACGCTATCAATACTACCACGGTTAGTAAAGGTGTGGCTTACATTTGGCGTACTAGCGCTTTGCCCGTTACCCAAATCCCACAGGTAAACCAAGCTACCACCGGTAGATGTGGATGTTAGGGTTACATCCAGATCAGAGCATCCGACAACGGTTGATGCATTGAATTGAGCATCCACAATAGGATAAACCTCAATACTGTGTGAATCAAAGGCAGGACAGCCCTCGTTATTCCTAGCCTCAAGGGTTACGGTATAGGTTGCAATATTGTTAGGATCAATGTTGGTAAAGGTACGGGTGAATGGGTTTCCATTGGCAAAGGTTTCTGAGGCTGGTAAGCCTGGAGCGCCACCGTAAGTCCAAATATAAGTCGATGCCCCAATGGCTGCAGGATTAAATGTTACATCAAAGGGGGTACAATTTTCAGCATACTCTAAAGTGAAATGCGACTCTACCCTATTGTACACCTCAATACTATGGAAAGCAGAATCGGTACAACCATACTCGCTTACAATCCTTAAACGGGTATTGTAAATGGCATTGTTATTGGGATCATTATTTATATAGATGTGGTTGGGGCTCTTGGTAGTTGACGAACCGCCATCGCCAAAAGTCCAGTAGTAATTTGTATTAACCAGAGGTGTTCCCACGCCTGTAAAAATGCTATTATTATTCAGCGTAACATTTAATGGGTTACATCCCCTATCAACCGTTGGGACAAATATTGCCGATACCTCAGGGTAAACCGAGATTGTGCTTGAGGTTGTCTTGCTGCAACCGTGGCTATTTACTACGGTTAAGCGTGTTGTAGGGTTTTGAACAACACCTGTTTGGTTTACAAACTGATGGGTAATTGTATTGGGCGCTGCAGGAAGTGTGGTTTGGTCAACCGTACCATTCCCATCCCAATCCCAACGGTACTCAGTAATACCGGGGTGCTTAGTATAAACATACCTGACATCAAGCGGAGAGCAACCAAAGCTGGTGTCAATTGCAAACTGCGCATCGATAAACGGGTAAACAGTGATATTAGTTGAAGCCTGTGCTGTACAACCGTAATCGGTAAAAACAGTGAGCGTTACAGGGTAAGTTACATCAGCTCCAGTGAGGTTTACAAAGGTATGGCTAGGTGATTTTAGCGTCGAAGAACTACCGTCGCCAAAGTTCCAGTTATAGATAGTAGCATTGGCCTTGGAGTTATCGGTAAAGTTAACGGTAAGTTCATTGCAGCCTGCTGTTACGCTTGGAGTAAAACCTGCAGTTACCGAGGGGTAAATTATCACATCGTGCGAATCCGTATCGGTACAACCTCCCTCATTGGTTACCGTTAACGTTATAGTGCGGGTTACTGAAGTTAACCCATTATTTACGTAAGGATGGGTGTGATCCAGGTTAGTACCACTTGGGGGTGTACCATCGCCATAGTCCCAGTTGTAAGTTACTATTCCTCCACGCGAGTTGTTATCGATACTAACCGTTACAGGCGAACACTGAGCAGCAGGCGTAACCGCAAAATCAGCATAAATCTGACTAAATATCCTGATGGTTGTTGTTGCCACATCCTGGCATCCAAATTGGTTGCGGGCGGTAAGCGTAACAACGTAATCCTTGAAGTTGTTTGTTTGGTTGTCGTAAACGTGGGTTGGATTAACCAACGCTGAAGCTGCACCATCGCCAAAATCCCAATTGTATGTATTAACCACATTCCCGGGATTAGTAGAACCCGGCGATGTGCTGTTGTTAAATATTACATTGCTCAAATTGCAATACTGCGCTTGCGGGGTAGTAAAGGCAGCATTAACCTCAGGGTAAACCCTTACGGTACGTGAAACTGTTTGGCTGCATCGGTTCCCTGTATTAAACACCTGCAGCTGAATTACATAATCAATATAGGTATTGGTAGTATTGGTGAGAACAAGGGTGGTATCGCGTCCGGTTTTCTTTGTCATGGGTACACCGTTAAGCGTCCAAACGTACCGGGCTGTATCGCCAACCGATAGGTTATCGATATTCACGGTTACTGGGGAACAACCTGAACTGATATTGGTGGTAAAATTGGCAGTAAAGAATGAGTAAATGGTAATGCTGGCAGTAGCCGTATCGCGGCACATGAAAGGTGATGTAGCAATCATTCGCATGCTATACGTAGTATCGCGGGGAACGGTGTTTGTGAAAGTATGAACAACCGTGCCGGTTGGGTTATTGGTAACCTGGTTCATTCCATCGCCAAACTCCCACAGATAGGTATCGGCAGTATTGCTCGATGAACTATTTGTAAAGGTAACGGTTTGGGGATTACAACCCTGAACCGTATTAGGTGTAAAATTAGCATTTATGCTAGGGTACACCGTGATGTACTTCTCGTAAACCTCGGAGCAATAGTCGGCATTCTTAGCTAGGAGAACAACCTTGTAAGTAATAGCGGAGTCGGTATTGTTTTGAAACGTATGGGAGAAAGTGAACGGACTTGGTGGGTCAGGGTCGGATGTTCCAGGATCGGTATCGTACTTAAGGTATGCTGATCCATCGCCAAAATCGTATCGCCAGTATGTAACACCTGTCGATTTGTCCTCAAAGTTCACAGTAAGGGGAGCACAACCCTCCACCTTATCGGTAATAAACGATGCGCTAAGTGGAGTTGAAACGAGCACGTCGATAAACGCGCTGTCGGTCATATCGCATGCACCGGAGACAACAACCTTATACTTTGTATTCACCAGAGGTGTTGCCCAGGGTAGCTGTGAAGTGGGATCACTAAGGGTGCTATCGGGAGTCCAAACGTAATCGGTCCCGCCGTAAGCGTATAGCTGAACAGGGTTCCCATAACAGGTTTTAAGTACCTCGGAGTTAGTACCGGCTACTACAGCCTCTACATCCAACTCGTTGTAATCGGAAAAATACCCGTAGAAGCAACCCGAACTACTCCCACCATTAACAATACCCAGGTGGAATATATCCATGGTATTCTCCATGAAATGGCTGCCAACAGGTATTTGCGCAGTAGTAAAAGGCCCATAACGAGCAACGCTCCAGTCAGAACTGGGAATTGGAATAAAACTGGCAGGAGGAAAAAGGTCGTTCCGCACTACCCCATCGAACTCAAAGCCAGTCTCCGCCCCTTTGCGCACCATCATTATTATGTAAAAATTCTCAGTTGAGGTACGTGCAAAGGCCACCTGGGTACTGCCGGTACAGATATCGATTGGGGGTAGTATTGCACCTCCCTGTTCACAACCAAAGCCACCAACGTGCCAAACGTAAACTGGCTTATCGGTTACTACCCTATAATATGTTTCAGTTGTAGGTATCTGATAGTAAAGCTGCTGTTGGGCATTTACTGTTGTGGAAGCAACAACACCTCCTGCGGTATTATAAACTGTAACATTTGTTCCGTTTTGAGTTCCCAAAATATATATATGATCATGGTTATTAAGGAACGTTCTAATTATAGCATACTCCTTGCCTGCAATCGAGGTGGGAACCATTTGGTCGCCAGCTAAATCGTAGCAACCACCGGAAGTATGATAAAATGAATCGTCCTTAATGGTAACGGCAATGGGTTTTGTTGAAGTAATTCGCGTACCCCTTAATCTAGCTGCAGTTGATCTGTCTTTATTAAACGGAAAAAGGGAAAAGGTTTCGCCCCTATTCAATGTTTTAACTACGGTTCCCCCTGCAGGAACACCAGTCATTGGGTTACCATAGGATGCCTGAATGCCCGCTGGTAACTGGAATGTAACCACGGTATTATCTTCAGTGGCCACAACATCAATTGCACTAGGAGTATCAACTGTTACCCCATTATTTACACCATGAGTTTGAAAAGGCGCGTAAAAATCTGTACCTAAGGCATTTCGCCCTTTAAGTGCCCAAATATCTTTATTATTTTGCCTTGAAACCTCCCAGTAGGAAGTAATGGGATTTGTTGAGGTAATTAAAATTCCAAATTTATTAATACCTGAAGCATTTAACGGCTTATTCTCCAAACGATTTACGTCAACATATGAACCTAAAGCGTATGAAGTATTAATTGGTATAGCATTACAATCCGGCACACCTAGATTGACCCTTCTTACAACCCAACAAGACAAATCCTCCTGGTGAAAACTACCTGCCGGCATGTTGATTACGATATCCTGAAACCCGGTTGGATTCGTTATAGGATCGTACTGATTGGCAGGCATGCTTATTGTTATTGTAGCCGGAAGAAGACCTGTAGAGAATTTGAAATACGCATTAGCACCACCTGGGTGGAAATGGTTAATGGTTACCTCAGGCACAACAAACCAGAACTCGGTATCGGTCTGGGCATTAAGCCTATTGGCGGTACCACTAAGTATTGCAACTAAAAATGCAAGAAATAAACTATATACAGCAAAACGGTTTCGCATTTTTAGGATTGATTGCCATTAATCGACAAATATATTATTTTTGTTTACATTTTACGACTGTTTGTCATTAAATGTTCTAACTTCGTCAAATTAAGCTGATGTTAACAAGTAAACCTATTTGTCAGCTAATTTGTTAATAGGATTAACAAACCATTTATTAAATATAACGTAAAAATTATTTAATGGTTTACAATCTTTGACTATCTTACATAACCATACCACAAAAAGCTGGAATATGAAGGTTAAAGGCTACATTATAGGCATTATGCTATTTGTAATGCAAATAGCCAATGCCAGTGCGCAGGTGTACCTGAGCGAAGGTTTTGAAAACGGAACAAAACCCACTGGCTGGACCGAGGAGTACGTATCGGGTACCGAACCCTGGCGATACCGCAATGGAGGTCATAGCCCTAACGACAATAACTGGACCATTCCCCCTGACCAGGAAGATATAACACGAAACCCACCAAGCGCCCATAGCGGTACATACAATGCCATTTTCTTCAAGCAAAGCACCAATCAGGAGCGAACTAAGCTAATAACAAAACCAATAAATCTGGAAGGGACAATCCAACCCGAACTTAGCTTCTGGCTTTGCCAGGTTCCCTGGACATTTTCAGGCAACACAAATTGGGATTACCTAAGGGTATACTATAAAAGAAATATCACTGACAATTGGACGCTGCTGCAAGAATTTCTAGACCCTATAAGCGATTGGACCCAGTTCAAGGTAAACCTGCCCAACCCAAGCAGCACATACTACATAGCCTTTGAGGGGCAAACCAACTGGGGTTTTGGAACCTGTATTGACGATGTGATAGTTGAAGAGAAAGGGCTTCAACCCCGTTATGTCAGCGAATTAACTATTGTTCATCCCGATTTCACCTTTATTCCCAGCGGAAGCAGAAATGAACCAATACTCCGTCTTGGGTTTAAGGTCTTTGGCAACTCCGGCAACGCTACGCTCAATACCATTTTATTGAAATCTAAAAATAGCAGCGATAATGACCTTGAAGCCTCAGGGGTAAAACTTTACTTTACACAAACAGCCTTATTCGACACATTAACACCTCTTTCTACTGGCAAATCGTTTGTGAATGGAACAGCAACCTTTAATAGTTTAAACTACAACCTGCCCAATGGACAATCGTACGTATGGGTAACTTACAACATTAAACAAAATGCAACCCATGGCAATATTGCCGATGCCATGCTCGATGCTCTAAGCATACAGGTAAGCGATTCCCTATACCCAAAGCAGAGCGAAGACCCTACGGGAAATAGACTGATTTACGAAACAATTTATCGCGAGAGTTTTGAAGGCACTCATAATTGGACATTGAGCGGAGAATTCCAGGTTGGTCAGCCCCAGGGACTGGGTGGCTTTTTAGGAAACCCCGATCCCACATCAGCCTTTTCAGGGACCAAAGTACTTGGGACCGACCTAACCGGTTTAGGATCGGCCTTAGGTGATTACGAGAATTTTGTTACTGAAGCTGGAGCGTACAAAGCTATTTCTCCAACCATTGACGCGCTGTTCTACAAGGATTTAAGGATTTCGTACCGACGTTACCTAAACATTGAGGTTTGGGATAGAGCTACGGTTGATGTCAGCAAGGATAATGGAGGCTCATGGAGTAATATATGGTTTAACAACAACTACTTTACCGATAATCTTTGGCAAAAAACATCGCACACAGTGCCATCGGATGTATCGCGTTCCAACAGGCTGAAATTCATGTACAAGTTGGGGCCTACCGACAATTACAGCACATACTCAGGCTGGAACGTTGATGATTTCATAGTCACAGGCGACTATATCACCAAGGATGTAGGGGTAGTGGAATGGGTTTACCCCCTTTCGGGTTGCGGCCACTCTGCCACCGATAGTGTTACCGTTAAAGTTGCCAACCTTGGCGCCGAACCATCGCCAGCATCAATCCCAGTTCAGTACTCCTTTAACAATGGAGCCACCTGGGTAACCAACTACCTCAACCAGGTAATTGCCCCCGGCGACACTGTTGAATTCACCTTTAGCACCAAGGTTAACCTCTCTACGCCCGGAATAAAGCAGGTTAGAGCACGAACACGCCTTACCGGCGATGAGGACGCATCGAACGATGGTATATCGGGGCAAGTCTATATTGTTCCAACATACACCCTTCCCTACACGGAAACCTTTGAGAGCAACGATGGCTACTGGCGAAAGTTTGGGAATCAAATTTGGGAATGGGGTATACTAACAAAACCCACCATGAGCGGAGGCTCAAAGGCTTGGGCTACAAGCATAAGTCAAAACTATGGTTCATTGCTTACCGGGGCTACCGACACCTTATTCTACGACGATTTTGAAACAGTTACGGGGTGGACATTTACAGGAGAATTTGAGCGCAATCAGATAATCATGCAATGGGATACCATTCCAACATATACCTATAGCGGACAATACTGCATTGGAACGGACTTAAGCAGACAAGGAGCCAATAAAGGCATGTATGAACCCAATGTTACATGGTTTGCCCAATCGCCAATTATTGATATATCGAGCTACAGTAATCTAACACTTTATGCCTGGCGTTGGCATAAACTTGCAGCGGGCGATACAGCAATGGTTCAAGCCAGTAGCAATGGCACTTCATGGGAAACCCTATTTACAACTGGCGGTACAGCAGTTATGCATGAATACTGGGATGTTGATACCATACCAATCCCCGATAGTCTTGCGAACTTTGGAACTTTATACGTCCGTTTCGTATTGAAATCTAATGGTGATGCTAACGTGGCCGAGGGTATTAACTTTGATGATGTATGGATTACCGGAACGGAATTTAACTCGGAAACAGCATGGCTACAAAGCCCCTGCTTCGATTTCAGCAGTGTAACCAACCCCATAATCGACCTAAGCATTTTTAACCGCACTGAGCCCGAGGTAGATGGAACTACCCTATACTACTCCACCGACAATGGAGAAACCTGGCAACATGTTGACAATAGTGCTACGCACGACGATTACTTTAACTGGTATACCGATAGCCTTGTTAGCGCACTTGGTGTTGATGGATGGAATGGACTGGGAACTTCATGGGAACGTACGCGCCACCAACTACCTGCAGTTTTGGCGGGCCAAAGCAATGTGATTTTCCGCTTAGGATTCAAAGCCGATAAAGCCAACAACGATTATGGAGGCACAGCAATTGATAACTTTAAGTTATACGAAGCCCCATTTGACGTTGGAGTAGAAAGCATTTTAAGCCCTTCAACCGCATGCGACCTAAGCCAAAACCAGCCCATACAGGTAAGGTTACGCAACTATGGGATTAGAAATATGCAAACGGGCGATACCGTTGTGGTTAAGGTGAATATTGACCACACCATGGTTCCTGACACACAGACCGATACCATGATGCTAAGCACCCCACTGAACGCAGGCAGCTTTATCGATTACACCTTTAGCCGGGGCTTTAACATGAACATTAGCGGAAGTTATACTGTTGAAGCGCTAACTCAAATAGAAAACGATCCCGTTTTCTATTCATCGTCACCCAATGATACTGCTACAACAATAATTACGGTTCAGAAACCCTATGTGGAACTTGGTAACGATATTTGGACACTTCAACCCGACACAGTCGTTCTAGATGCCACCAATCCCGACCCATTAGTCACTTACAAATGGTATAAAGACCCTGATTACACAACTGTAATTGAAACAAATCCGACCTATTCCGTCATCGACGCAAATGGAGGCAAATTTGTTGCTGAATTAACAAACAATGTTCCTTGTTCAGCAACCGACACTATAACCGTTCACCGTTTAATCCGAGATGTAGGAATCTCTTCGTTTGAAAGCCCTGTAAGTTCCTGCGAACTATCGGACAAAACCCCAATTAAGGCTTTTGTGAAAAACTATGGAACTGACACCCTAACAATTGGAGACACTATAAGAATAAGCTATATTTTTAACGGCAATCCACGGGTTGACTCGGTTTGGGTTTCCGATAGAGCAATACTCCCGGGTGACTCTACAATCTTCTCCTTTGCTGATAGCCTCGATATGCAAGCAGTTGGCTCTTACATCCTTAAAGCCTGGGCTAACGTTTGGCTCGATAACGATGCAAATAATGATACCATAAACTCAACCATAGACGTTTGGGGATATCCAACCTTTAGCCTAAGGGACACCATGGGACTCATAAAAGACACCGTTAAGGTTACTAACATTGAATACACTTTAAATGCGGGAATATGGAATAGTTACTACTGGCATAACGATGGTTCTACAAACCAATTCTTTAATCAAACCCAAACTGGTTGGGCTATAGTTACTGTTAACGATGAACACAGTTGCCCTGCCACCGACTCTCTTTTTGTTGACCTACGATTCTCTGACATTACCGTTGATACTGTTTTAGTTCCTCAAACCGCTTGTGAAATATCAGGTACTGTATTCCCCAAAATAATTATTAGAAATGCAGGAACCGACACCATTACAACTGGCACCGACATCAACCTTAGCTATAAACTTAACGACGTTCTACAGGATTCTCCTACCCTTACTCTTGATTCCGAATGGTATCCCAACGAAACCAAAGAAATTATCTTTGGCAACGGGGTTGATATGACGGCAGTTGGAACCTATAACTTTGAGTTTGTTGCCAAAACTGCAAGCGATAACAAACCCGAGAACGATACTTTAAGACAAACCGTTTACATTTATGGCTACCCAAGTCTTGAATTGGGCGATTCAGTATTTACCCGTAACAACAGTTACCTTTTAGATGCCGGAGCAGGACGCGATAGCTACCTGTGGAACACTGCTGAAACAACCCAAACCATTACGGTTTCCCAAACAGGTAAATATAAGGTTACTGTTACTGAGAATGGTTTTTGCTCAACCACCGACTCGGTTTACGTAACCTTCCTAAAGCACGATTACTCAATTACCCAGGTGGTCAACCCAACCACATCGTGCAGCACCCCTGAAAAGCAAACCGTTAGCATTAAGTACACCAACATGGGTAATGACACATTAAAGGCAGGGCAGCAGGTAAGGTTTGGTTACCAGATAAACGAAAGCTACTTTGCCGAGGAAACATACACCCTTTTATCGGAC
Coding sequences:
- a CDS encoding T9SS type A sorting domain-containing protein, with the protein product MKVKGYIIGIMLFVMQIANASAQVYLSEGFENGTKPTGWTEEYVSGTEPWRYRNGGHSPNDNNWTIPPDQEDITRNPPSAHSGTYNAIFFKQSTNQERTKLITKPINLEGTIQPELSFWLCQVPWTFSGNTNWDYLRVYYKRNITDNWTLLQEFLDPISDWTQFKVNLPNPSSTYYIAFEGQTNWGFGTCIDDVIVEEKGLQPRYVSELTIVHPDFTFIPSGSRNEPILRLGFKVFGNSGNATLNTILLKSKNSSDNDLEASGVKLYFTQTALFDTLTPLSTGKSFVNGTATFNSLNYNLPNGQSYVWVTYNIKQNATHGNIADAMLDALSIQVSDSLYPKQSEDPTGNRLIYETIYRESFEGTHNWTLSGEFQVGQPQGLGGFLGNPDPTSAFSGTKVLGTDLTGLGSALGDYENFVTEAGAYKAISPTIDALFYKDLRISYRRYLNIEVWDRATVDVSKDNGGSWSNIWFNNNYFTDNLWQKTSHTVPSDVSRSNRLKFMYKLGPTDNYSTYSGWNVDDFIVTGDYITKDVGVVEWVYPLSGCGHSATDSVTVKVANLGAEPSPASIPVQYSFNNGATWVTNYLNQVIAPGDTVEFTFSTKVNLSTPGIKQVRARTRLTGDEDASNDGISGQVYIVPTYTLPYTETFESNDGYWRKFGNQIWEWGILTKPTMSGGSKAWATSISQNYGSLLTGATDTLFYDDFETVTGWTFTGEFERNQIIMQWDTIPTYTYSGQYCIGTDLSRQGANKGMYEPNVTWFAQSPIIDISSYSNLTLYAWRWHKLAAGDTAMVQASSNGTSWETLFTTGGTAVMHEYWDVDTIPIPDSLANFGTLYVRFVLKSNGDANVAEGINFDDVWITGTEFNSETAWLQSPCFDFSSVTNPIIDLSIFNRTEPEVDGTTLYYSTDNGETWQHVDNSATHDDYFNWYTDSLVSALGVDGWNGLGTSWERTRHQLPAVLAGQSNVIFRLGFKADKANNDYGGTAIDNFKLYEAPFDVGVESILSPSTACDLSQNQPIQVRLRNYGIRNMQTGDTVVVKVNIDHTMVPDTQTDTMMLSTPLNAGSFIDYTFSRGFNMNISGSYTVEALTQIENDPVFYSSSPNDTATTIITVQKPYVELGNDIWTLQPDTVVLDATNPDPLVTYKWYKDPDYTTVIETNPTYSVIDANGGKFVAELTNNVPCSATDTITVHRLIRDVGISSFESPVSSCELSDKTPIKAFVKNYGTDTLTIGDTIRISYIFNGNPRVDSVWVSDRAILPGDSTIFSFADSLDMQAVGSYILKAWANVWLDNDANNDTINSTIDVWGYPTFSLRDTMGLIKDTVKVTNIEYTLNAGIWNSYYWHNDGSTNQFFNQTQTGWAIVTVNDEHSCPATDSLFVDLRFSDITVDTVLVPQTACEISGTVFPKIIIRNAGTDTITTGTDINLSYKLNDVLQDSPTLTLDSEWYPNETKEIIFGNGVDMTAVGTYNFEFVAKTASDNKPENDTLRQTVYIYGYPSLELGDSVFTRNNSYLLDAGAGRDSYLWNTAETTQTITVSQTGKYKVTVTENGFCSTTDSVYVTFLKHDYSITQVVNPTTSCSTPEKQTVSIKYTNMGNDTLKAGQQVRFGYQINESYFAEETYTLLSDLHPGQFLLYNFTEKIDLSEPLTRDMIAYGIYTGDTNTGNDTLLTSFTINESPVVNLGPDRVDRTGSVTLDGGEGTGYTYLWQDNSTDRYYFAENTGTYWVETTAPNGCSDRDTVNITILRPDYRVTTIIAPSTSCTLSATEQVQVEVENAGTDTLQVGQNLFVSYEVDNILQQTEAITMTTKFKPGDKLTHTFTKTFNFSTPSSYTIKAYTTSNDDVNPFNNSSSKTIDVWGLPNVNLGIDTAICQGTTHTLDAGAGFSSYLWSTSATTQTIDVSTAGLYWSEVTDSHGCINRDTINIGINPLPTVTHDPLDAVCFDEPEFALSGGNPSGGIYSGPGTNTTTFNASNAGAGTHTLTYTYTDANGCSNSTNVDITVHPLPVVDLGSNRSTTEPLTLDAGSGFVTYLWQDNSTNQTFTVTETGLFSVTVTDNNGCHGYDEVYITYLETLDIIVSSLLSPADKCYDNKTDSVKVELLNRGTKTFTTGETIDVNYYIGTSTPVKEQYTFTSNLPQNGTVQFKFSTPIALSTGEFNFTCFTTIAGDNGDSTEFTVNVWELPNFDFGSDTIKHSLPYELESGIGGVTYLWNTGATSPTITISNGQWGKYWLRVTDTHGCIASDTVVVWWPVSVETITDTPYRVSIYPNPANDELYIQVDGDRTSNYKIEFIAPSSLTVEQVEIIQSSSFTQRFNVNRLQAGMYFIRISNSQGDTLIKKVIIGRK
- a CDS encoding PKD domain-containing protein, with amino-acid sequence MRNRFAVYSLFLAFLVAILSGTANRLNAQTDTEFWFVVPEVTINHFHPGGANAYFKFSTGLLPATITISMPANQYDPITNPTGFQDIVINMPAGSFHQEDLSCWVVRRVNLGVPDCNAIPINTSYALGSYVDVNRLENKPLNASGINKFGILITSTNPITSYWEVSRQNNKDIWALKGRNALGTDFYAPFQTHGVNNGVTVDTPSAIDVVATEDNTVVTFQLPAGIQASYGNPMTGVPAGGTVVKTLNRGETFSLFPFNKDRSTAARLRGTRITSTKPIAVTIKDDSFYHTSGGCYDLAGDQMVPTSIAGKEYAIIRTFLNNHDHIYILGTQNGTNVTVYNTAGGVVASTTVNAQQQLYYQIPTTETYYRVVTDKPVYVWHVGGFGCEQGGAILPPIDICTGSTQVAFARTSTENFYIIMMVRKGAETGFEFDGVVRNDLFPPASFIPIPSSDWSVARYGPFTTAQIPVGSHFMENTMDIFHLGIVNGGSSSGCFYGYFSDYNELDVEAVVAGTNSEVLKTCYGNPVQLYAYGGTDYVWTPDSTLSDPTSQLPWATPLVNTKYKVVVSGACDMTDSAFIDVLVSTPLSASFITDKVEGCAPLTVNFEDKSTGVTYWRYDFGDGSAYLKYDTDPGTSDPDPPSPFTFSHTFQNNTDSAITYKVVLLAKNADYCSEVYEKYITVYPSINANFTPNTVQGCNPQTVTFTNSSSSNTADTYLWEFGDGMNQVTNNPTGTVVHTFTNTVPRDTTYSMRMIATSPFMCRDTATASITIYSFFTANFTTNISSGCSPVTVNIDNLSVGDTARYVWTLNGVPMTKKTGRDTTLVLTNTTNTYIDYVIQLQVFNTGNRCSQTVSRTVRVYPEVNAAFTTPQAQYCNLSNVIFNNSTSPGSTNPGNVVNTYNWDFGDGAASALVNPTHVYDNQTNNFKDYVVTLTARNQFGCQDVATTTIRIFSQIYADFAVTPAAQCSPVTVSIDNNSRGGIVTYNWDYGDGTPPSGTNLDHTHPYVNNGLTSVTRTITLTVTNEGGCTDTDSHDVIIYPSVTAGFTPSVTAGCNELTVNFTDNSKANATIYNWNFGDGSSSTLKSPSHTFVNLTGADVTYPVTLTVFTDYGCTAQASTNITVYPFIDAQFAIDTSFGCSPLDVRYVYTKHPGITEYRWDWDGNGTVDQTTLPAAPNTITHQFVNQTGVVQNPTTRLTVVNSHGCSKTTSSTISVYPEVSAIFVPTVDRGCNPLNVTLNNNSIFTGVGTPLVNTNYYWTFGDGGSSTTKSPNHIYINNDPNNNAIYNTRLRIVSEYGCTDSAFHSIEVYNRVESHFTLEYAENCTPFDVTFNPAAIGASTYIWTYGGAPGLPASETFANGNPFTRTFTNIDPNNIATYTVTLEARNNEGCPAFDSHSIEVYPIVDAQFNASTVVGCSDLDVTLTSTSTGGSLVYLWDLGNGQSASTPNVSHTFTNRGSIDSVYAVKLKTINPLGCRDSITRDITVHPKVEAQFVFAQQSPCTPFYIDLTNTSLNGNTFHWYTVYNGDTITNNKNTFQYLFDNSTLNDILTDTIKLVTRDAVTGCIDSTYRTLTIYPRVVSRFDVDKLVGCNPLTVNFTNNSSGLANYLWEFGDGSTYGNATPNPHTYSHTYKDQSVQFTAKLTSTNAFGCKSFKDTVITVYPLVKADFQWNLFEGCTPLTINLNNSSTSPLYKYRWDFGDGRPYFYSDQPGAVTYTNPTNSPPVILSPTITLRTSYSGDTLCIDSLKLPVRVFPHIYPEFSGNLAGCHPHTVNFTNQTVAYSTNNSYYWDLGSGVNSLLENPTLTYYNTDKFVDSTFTVKMIAVSEHGCTDSVFHQVVAHPRPYAAMELTGEYISCPPFDVEIENNSLGTNLTFEYDFGDGADSTTTSQANMRHIFHNLSNQTQPYQIKLRTVTEYGCDDSVFQTIYVFPEVVASYVANPGYAACSPFEVNFTNNTINARFYEWDFADGITSSFPTPRHSFLNFGETDSVFNVVLYASSEFGCFDRDTQQITVYATPIANIAAEPPLQVFPNATFNIYNQSSPAASSWSYNWAFGDNTFSTNKDPLTKTYTRWGPKEQNFRYRITMRVDAPHGCWDADTVLIYLLPTEPVAFFTSSVDSACAPMEVQLVDASQFADNYLWEFGDGSTSTERNPRHTYTEPGYYTVKLTVTNDAGPRFFYKIFRVYESPEADFAIFPQRVMLPDATIHAYNLSTQFTRCQWDFGDGYQTTERDPVHTYDRLGEFRISLWAYMDYGNDVCVDSISKFPAVWVEGVGYLKFPNAFKPNPAGPNGGLYDAIDYKNEVFHPYHYGVVEYKLMIFSRWGEQIFTSTDVNIGWDGYVNGKLAQQGVYMWRAIGKFTNGKPFDMKGNVTLLR